In the genome of Granulibacter bethesdensis CGDNIH1, one region contains:
- a CDS encoding CbtB domain-containing protein yields MSAIYSTLPRPTATPLSRPVPLRDILPWTLFGMVMLLALYFVGIEEGATSLISGMYVHEFVHDGRHLLGFPCH; encoded by the coding sequence ATGTCTGCCATTTATTCGACCCTTCCCCGTCCGACCGCCACCCCACTGTCTCGTCCGGTTCCGCTGCGGGATATTCTGCCTTGGACGCTGTTCGGGATGGTCATGTTACTGGCACTGTATTTCGTCGGCATTGAGGAAGGGGCCACCTCCCTGATTTCCGGCATGTATGTCCATGAATTCGTGCATGACGGCCGGCATCTGCTCGGCTTTCCCTGCCACTGA
- a CDS encoding CbtA family protein yields MIRTLLIRGMFAGFLAGIAAFGFAHLYGEPQVDRAIAFEAAAEHAAHHTHHASGGTAEEAEAEPELVSRTTQAGLGLLTGVTVYGAAFGGLFSLVFTAMLGRLPLGPRGLSALLAGCGFIAICLVPGLVYPPNPPAVGQADTITERTALYFEMLLISLSAMTLAFVIRQLFATRWGGWNSTLAGAGFALLALLLIGRAMPVINEVPVTFPADLLWHFRIASFGTQAVLWAVIGIGFGWFAERQIKHLSHPTNR; encoded by the coding sequence ATGATCCGGACATTGTTGATCCGGGGCATGTTTGCCGGGTTTCTGGCAGGCATTGCCGCGTTCGGGTTCGCACATCTGTATGGGGAACCGCAGGTGGACCGCGCCATCGCCTTTGAAGCCGCTGCCGAACACGCAGCCCATCACACTCATCACGCCTCCGGCGGGACAGCGGAGGAAGCAGAGGCCGAACCTGAACTGGTATCCCGTACCACTCAGGCCGGGCTGGGGCTGCTGACCGGTGTGACCGTGTACGGGGCCGCTTTCGGTGGTCTGTTCAGCCTCGTGTTTACCGCCATGCTGGGCCGCCTGCCGCTTGGTCCACGTGGCCTGTCCGCCTTGCTGGCAGGATGCGGATTTATCGCTATCTGCCTCGTACCGGGGCTGGTCTATCCACCCAATCCCCCTGCCGTGGGACAGGCTGATACCATCACCGAACGCACTGCCCTGTATTTCGAGATGCTGCTGATCTCCTTGTCAGCCATGACGCTTGCCTTCGTGATCCGGCAGCTTTTTGCAACACGCTGGGGCGGATGGAACAGCACGCTGGCCGGGGCCGGTTTCGCCCTGCTGGCCCTGCTTCTGATCGGGCGTGCCATGCCGGTTATCAATGAAGTGCCGGTGACATTTCCTGCTGATCTGCTCTGGCATTTCCGGATCGCTTCCTTCGGCACCCAGGCCGTGCTGTGGGCGGTGATCGGTATCGGCTTCGGCTGGTTTGCAGAGCGGCAGATAAAACACTTATCCCACCCCACAAACCGCTAA
- a CDS encoding lysine N(6)-hydroxylase/L-ornithine N(5)-oxygenase family protein has protein sequence MTDRFQFSAFPLQDLAAIGIGPFNLSVAALLDAVPEVQAQFFDRSPRFAWHPGMMLPDVTLQTSWLKDLVSAVQPTSPFSFTSYLVARRRFYEFITAGFEGIYRREFDDYLGWVAAQLPSLHFGTPVESVDFDGRHFVLTHRHGEVRARNVLIGTGHHPYLPRWAAGLEDMCLHTSRFAEKDRDYTGRHVIVVGGGQSGAEIVLDLLRRGPDRVGGITWITRRMNFSSLDEVAFSNEYFTPAYVARFHGLPPDLRARHVAAQKLASDGASPTTLNEIYRALYQIRHLDGRRDFVRLMPYREAEAARRHGEGITLHLRHHLDGQMDTVTGDTVICATGYKAAVPACFGSLQKRLKLDEEGRYTLRPDFSAVWDGPASARIFVQNAGRHSHGIAEPQLSLMAWRAATIINSLLGRPHFDLEEPEPLVDWGVEREDETSRLAAE, from the coding sequence ATGACGGATCGTTTTCAGTTTTCTGCCTTTCCGTTACAGGATCTTGCGGCGATCGGGATCGGGCCGTTCAATCTGAGTGTCGCGGCCCTGCTGGATGCTGTGCCGGAGGTGCAGGCGCAGTTTTTTGATCGTAGCCCGCGCTTTGCCTGGCATCCCGGCATGATGCTGCCTGATGTCACTTTGCAGACATCATGGTTGAAGGATCTGGTCAGTGCCGTACAGCCGACCAGCCCGTTCAGCTTTACCTCCTATCTGGTGGCACGGCGCCGGTTTTACGAATTCATCACAGCCGGATTTGAAGGAATCTATCGCCGGGAATTCGATGATTATCTTGGCTGGGTTGCAGCACAGCTTCCATCGCTGCATTTCGGAACCCCCGTTGAGTCGGTTGATTTCGATGGCCGTCACTTTGTGCTGACGCACCGCCATGGAGAAGTCAGAGCGCGCAATGTGTTGATCGGAACCGGGCATCATCCCTATCTGCCGCGCTGGGCGGCTGGTCTGGAAGATATGTGCCTGCATACATCCCGTTTTGCCGAGAAAGACCGTGATTACACGGGTCGCCATGTCATTGTGGTCGGTGGGGGGCAGAGCGGTGCGGAAATCGTGCTTGATCTGCTGCGCCGGGGGCCAGACCGTGTGGGGGGAATCACCTGGATCACGCGCCGGATGAATTTCTCGTCACTGGATGAAGTGGCTTTCAGCAACGAGTATTTTACGCCGGCCTATGTCGCGCGCTTCCATGGGCTGCCGCCTGATCTCCGTGCCCGGCATGTGGCCGCGCAGAAACTGGCCAGTGATGGGGCTTCCCCGACGACACTGAACGAGATCTACCGCGCGCTATACCAGATCCGGCATCTCGATGGCCGACGCGATTTCGTGCGGCTGATGCCATATCGGGAGGCAGAGGCTGCAAGGCGTCACGGAGAAGGGATTACCCTGCATCTGCGTCATCACCTGGATGGTCAGATGGATACGGTCACCGGGGATACGGTCATCTGTGCAACCGGATACAAGGCAGCTGTGCCAGCCTGTTTTGGATCGCTCCAGAAGCGCCTCAAACTGGATGAGGAAGGACGTTACACATTGCGGCCCGATTTTTCTGCTGTCTGGGATGGTCCTGCTTCTGCCCGCATCTTTGTCCAGAATGCAGGACGCCACAGCCATGGGATTGCCGAACCTCAACTCAGTCTGATGGCATGGCGGGCTGCGACAATCATCAACAGCCTGCTCGGCCGGCCGCATTTCGATCTGGAGGAACCGGAACCATTGGTGGATTGGGGAGTGGAGAGGGAGGATGAGACCTCCCGTCTCGCGGCTGAATAA
- a CDS encoding IucA/IucC family protein, with protein MIVSNEFNVMRDRQDTLRHASLHASLWRRVNLTCLAKSLSELAYEEAFHPEEEAGGLWIFRFGDVHYRCEGEPRIWGQLTIDPDSIIRIENGEESQAHDAAQFFVDAQAALGMSDATLAMYLQELYATLQTDMELLRRRDGLSAISMLDLDNDRLQARLDGHPKAPASKGRVGWGLEDQRAYAPEYDPVFRLHWIAVAREACLGGMTRDISEDDLLSEMLRVDDLRQIDRILFERGFDRISHRLIPVHPWQWQNYIQTHFAADIASGRIVPLGERGDLYRPQQSLRTLANAERAAAHDIKLPVTILNTSAWRGLPGKGILTGVGLSSWLSECVAKDAVFQTTKVLILRDMAGYAVPQTVYGKIAQAPYRFHELLGAVWRQRAEPSLAEDERAIMLGALQVCGGDGVPLISACIRRSSMPCDIWLERLFSSVVVPLYHLMCRYGAGFIAHGQNVTLLLKDWVPCGVALKDLQGDFDLVTPVLPEHETLPEGLADQVGRRPAEHLIHHLQTGHFVSVLRFLSDALLTHDGYPEQAFYQGLARVIRQYQARCPELAGRFEMFDLFTPTMMRICINRARFSIGYGDTPVRPKPEIGTPLHNPLYDDWSLRSDWNHSLHQHAAFQSGSMA; from the coding sequence ATGATTGTATCGAATGAATTCAACGTGATGCGTGATCGTCAGGATACTCTACGCCATGCCTCCTTGCATGCTTCCCTGTGGCGACGTGTCAATCTGACCTGTCTTGCAAAATCCCTGTCTGAGCTTGCCTATGAGGAAGCATTTCATCCCGAGGAAGAAGCAGGCGGATTATGGATATTCCGCTTTGGTGATGTTCATTACCGATGTGAAGGGGAGCCGCGCATCTGGGGGCAGCTGACAATTGACCCTGATAGTATCATCAGGATTGAAAACGGCGAGGAAAGTCAGGCCCACGATGCTGCACAGTTTTTTGTGGATGCACAGGCTGCACTGGGTATGAGTGATGCAACACTGGCAATGTATCTGCAGGAGCTTTACGCCACGCTGCAAACAGATATGGAACTGCTGAGAAGGCGGGATGGTCTGTCTGCAATTTCCATGCTTGATCTCGACAATGATCGCTTGCAGGCCAGACTGGATGGGCATCCCAAAGCTCCGGCCTCGAAAGGCAGGGTTGGCTGGGGATTGGAAGATCAGCGCGCCTATGCACCTGAATATGATCCTGTGTTCCGCCTGCACTGGATTGCTGTGGCGCGTGAAGCCTGTTTGGGTGGCATGACGCGTGATATCAGTGAAGATGATCTTTTGTCGGAAATGCTGCGTGTCGATGATCTGCGGCAGATCGATCGTATTCTGTTCGAGCGAGGATTCGACAGGATCAGTCATCGGCTGATTCCCGTGCATCCATGGCAGTGGCAGAATTATATTCAGACGCATTTTGCAGCTGATATTGCATCAGGCAGGATTGTACCACTGGGTGAACGGGGTGATCTCTATCGACCACAGCAATCCCTACGGACGTTGGCCAATGCGGAAAGAGCGGCGGCGCATGATATCAAACTGCCGGTCACCATTCTGAATACGTCTGCATGGCGCGGCCTGCCTGGTAAAGGCATTTTGACCGGTGTCGGCCTGTCATCATGGCTGAGCGAATGTGTCGCGAAAGATGCTGTTTTCCAGACTACGAAAGTCCTGATCCTTCGGGATATGGCCGGTTATGCAGTGCCGCAAACTGTATATGGAAAAATTGCTCAGGCTCCCTACCGCTTTCATGAATTACTGGGCGCCGTATGGCGACAGCGCGCGGAGCCATCACTGGCAGAGGATGAGCGTGCCATCATGCTGGGAGCATTACAGGTATGTGGCGGGGATGGCGTACCGTTGATCTCGGCCTGTATCCGTCGTTCTTCCATGCCGTGCGATATCTGGCTGGAGAGGTTGTTTTCTTCTGTCGTGGTCCCGCTCTATCACCTGATGTGCCGGTATGGCGCCGGGTTTATCGCCCATGGACAGAATGTTACGCTGTTATTGAAAGACTGGGTGCCCTGTGGTGTGGCGCTGAAGGATTTGCAGGGGGATTTCGATCTCGTCACGCCTGTCTTGCCGGAGCATGAGACTTTGCCCGAAGGATTGGCTGATCAGGTTGGCAGGCGTCCGGCTGAGCATCTGATTCATCACCTTCAGACGGGCCATTTTGTCAGCGTCCTCCGATTTCTGTCGGATGCTTTGCTGACGCATGACGGATATCCCGAGCAGGCTTTTTATCAGGGTCTCGCCCGTGTCATCCGTCAATATCAGGCACGCTGTCCGGAATTGGCGGGGCGTTTTGAGATGTTTGATCTTTTTACCCCGACCATGATGCGTATCTGCATCAACCGTGCCCGGTTCTCCATCGGGTATGGCGATACGCCGGTAAGGCCGAAACCTGAAATTGGAACGCCTCTCCATAATCCTCTTTATGATGACTGGTCACTTCGCAGCGATTGGAATCATTCCTTACACCAACATGCAGCTTTTCAGTCTGGGAGTATGGCCTGA